ACCGACTGGCGTCGCTGCTGCTGGCCGTCATCCTGCTCGGCGGTGGCCTGCTGCTCGCCGCCGAGGCCGCGGCGGTGGCGCTCGACCTGCCGTCGCTGCTGATCGACCGGGCGGGTTGGTTCAACACGCTGACCAGCACCACCGTGGGCGATCCGGTGATCTTCGCGATCGCGATCGCGGTGGGTGTGGTCGGCCTGCTGATCCTGCTCACCCAGTTGCGTCCGTGGACCCCACAACGGCTCGAGGTGCCGCTCGCCGACGGCTGGCACCTGCACCGCCGGTCGGTCGAGAAACGGCTGGCCGGTGCGGCCGACCGGGTCCCGGGTGTCCGGGACGCGCGAGCCCGGGTACGCCGGCACGGCAACTCCTGGTCGTCGCGAATCCGGGCGATCGGCGACCCGGCGACCCGACCCCAGGTGGAGCGGGCGATCCGGCAGGAACTCGACCGGCTGGCCGCACCGCCGGCCGCCCGCCTCGACATCCAGTTGGCGCGGCAACGGAGGACCACATGAGCCATGCTGGCAACCGCATCCTCTGGACCGTGGTCGGTCTACTGCTCACCGCGCTCGGCGCGGCCGGCGCGGTGGCGAACCTGGGCCACCTGCCCGGCATCGACGAACGGGCGCCGTTGGTCTGGACCGGGTTGCGCGGCCTGTACCGGGACATCTCGCCGTGGGGGCCGATCGTCACCATCGCCCTGGGGCTGATCCTCGCCTTCCTCGGCGGGCTCCTGCTACGCGGACAGCTCCGCCCGGCATCCCATCCCGGAATGGACGCGTACGACCTGAACAGCGTCACCGGGAAGCGGGCGGAACCCGACGACACCGGGCCGGGGATCACGATCGTGCAGGGCTCCGCCCTCGCGGACGGGCTGGAACGGGACCTGACCCGGGACCCGCAGATCCGTCGGGCCTCGGTCTGGCTGACCGGCGACCCGCCCACCCCGGAGGTCCGGATCAAGCTCTATGTCAGCCCGCAGGCCCCGCTCGGCGCCCTGCGTGAGTAC
The Micromonospora pisi DNA segment above includes these coding regions:
- a CDS encoding DUF6286 domain-containing protein, with the translated sequence MRVVNRLASLLLAVILLGGGLLLAAEAAAVALDLPSLLIDRAGWFNTLTSTTVGDPVIFAIAIAVGVVGLLILLTQLRPWTPQRLEVPLADGWHLHRRSVEKRLAGAADRVPGVRDARARVRRHGNSWSSRIRAIGDPATRPQVERAIRQELDRLAAPPAARLDIQLARQRRTT